The Candidatus Methylacidiphilales bacterium genome includes the window CAACCGGTGCAGGAAGTGAGGTCGATGACCATGCCCCATTGGTGGAACTTTTCGTAATCGAAGGGCGGCGATTTGTAGAAGCTTTGGTCCGTCGGCTTGGCATGGCTTTCCAAGCCCTGGGAGAAGGCGAAGTCGGGGTGAGCCTTGTAGTGTTCCAAGGGGGCCTCGCGTACGATGTCGCGCCCCTCCATGCTCCAGTGTTCCTGGGTGATGGCGAACTTGAAGCGCTTGCCGGTCTTTTCCACGGTGGCACCGGTGGCGATGGACGGGCTGGAGGAGGTGCGGACGCTGTAGGCATTGTAGCCGACGCCATTACCGACTTTGCCTGCCGCGGTCCGTCCGTAACCCAACACCAGGGTGAAGGAATGATCGGCGTGGCCGGGTTGGACAAGGATCGGGGCTTCGACGGTCCGCCCATTGACGGTGATGCGGACAATGTCGGTGGTCTCGATCCCGTTCTCGGTTTTGGCATAAAGACCGAGTTCCTTGGCGGTTTTCGGGCTGACGAGGGCGGCGTTGTCCCAGGTGACCTTGGTGATGGGGTCGGGGAGTTCCTGCAACCAGCCGTTGTTGGCATGGCGCCCATCATCGACGCTGGTGTCCCCGACAAAGACGATCTCAAGCGAGGAGGCGGAAAGTTCAGGCAAGGCAATGGGTTGGTCGAGGAGAGCGAGGGCGGCGGGGGCGACCCGAGCGGCGGCATCTGCAGTGGTGGCGGAGCCGGCCCAAAATCCATCGCGGACAAATTTGAGCCAGGCGGCGTCAGAGGCGGCGGCCCCGACCCGGGCTCGGAAGGTCTCCTGGACCAAGTCCGGTCCCTCGAAGAGGTCTTTACCCGCGGGGGCGGACAGGCCGAGCATGCGGGCCAGAAGTTGGGCTGCGGAAATACCGTTGAATAGCGGCAAAATCAGGGGTTGGACGCAGCCGTAGGAACCATCTTCCAGGAGGGCATCGCCCCAGGTCTCGAGGTAATGCGCCAAAGGGGCGGTCCAAGTCGACAACGCGCCGGTCTCGTCTTCGTGCGAGCCCAGGCGGAAAACCGTCGGCACCGAACGGAGCCATTCTCCCCAAGCGAGATCGGCGGGGGCGTTGTAGACCGGGTTGCTGCCAAGGATGAAAAGGGTCTGGATCTGCGACGAGCGAATCTTGGCGGTGAGGTCGGCCAATGGGGTGGATTCAGGCGTGGGAGCGGAAATGACTTCCACGGTGGAACCGAGGGCACCGAGGGCTTGGTTGATGGCCGCAGCGGCAAGGTGAACAGCCACGGATTGGCCCGAACCGGCCACAACGAGTGCGGAAGAGCCGGCGGCCTTGAGGTCGGCTGCCGCTTCTCGGATCCATGCGGGGTCGATCCCGGCGGGGAGTTGGATGGCGGCACCCGACCCCGTGAGAGAGCGGAGCAGAGCAATGGCCACCGCGGGAACGTGGGAAGCGGCAACCCGCAGTCGGTGGTCGGCACAGGAGCCTGTGGTGGTGAATCGTCCTTCAACCGCGTAGAGGCGGTTCATGGGAGTGGAGGCATCGGCCAGCTTGCGGCCATCGGCAAAGCCGCGAACCGATTGGAGGTCACCGTCCTGGGAACCGAGGATGTCCGCATCCAAGGTGAGGATGACGCGGGCCTTGGCGGTGTTGAGACGGAGGGTTTTGCCCGGGCCGAAGGCCAACCGGACGGCTTCGCGGGCCGTGCCATGGTCCAAAGGCTCGTAGGTGCACCAAGTCAATTGCGGGTATTTTTTGCGCAGGTCCGCGGCGAGACGGTCCGTGGTCGGTGAGCCCCAAGATTCGGAGAGGACGGCCAATCCGGCACCGTCACCGGCTTTGCTCAAGGCCTCATCGACCGCTGCCAGAAAGGCTGCGCGATCGCTGGTCTTGCCCTCATGGGTGAAGCGTTTGGCGCGCTCGGGGTCATAGAGGTCGAGCACCGAAGCCTGGGAACGGAGGTCGCTCTTGCCTTGGACAGCGGGGTGGGAGGGGTTGCCCTCGATCTTGACCGGACGGCCTTGGTAAGAAGTGACGAGCAAGGGTGCGCCGCCGCGACGCCGCGGCATACAGGTGGCGTAGTTGAGCGTTTTGCCGGGAATGGACCATTCCGGGGTTTTGGTGTGCGTGAGCAGGTGGGATTCGGGTCGGCGGCAGCCGCTCATGCCCAGACCGGCGAGGGCCATGGAGGCACCCATGAGGCGGAGGAAGCCCCGGCGGGAAACGCCATCGCCCCAAAACTCGGAGGCCCCGGCGGGAAACTCACGGCCCAGCCAGTCCTGGAATTCCGGGGTCTGGGAATACTCATCGAGACTGCGCCAGTAGGTCCGGCCAGTCTCGCTTGCGGGGGGATGCTGGAGAACGCGTTTCATCGGTGGCAGGCGGCGCAGGTTTCTGGCGGGTTGATGTTCCATTCCTTGACAAATTTGCGTCCCATTTCGACCTGGGCGCTGGGGCTTTCAGCCTTCCAATCGAGGTTGTAAACCTGCTCCTTCGGCCGGACATGGCGTTCAGGGTGGCGGTGGCACTCGAGGCACCAGCCCATGCTCTGGGGCTGGTCCTGCCAGACAACGTCCATGCGGTTGACCTGGCCGTGGCAACTGGCACAGCTGACGCCACTGTTCACGTGGGCCGAGTGGTTGAAATAGACGTAATCCGGGGCCTTGTGGATCCGAACCCAGGGGATGGGCGTGCCCTTTTCCCAACTTTCACGGACCGGGGCGAGTTTCGGACTGTTGACCTTGACCGCACTGTGGCAGCCCATGCAGGTCTGGGTGTTGGGAACGTTGGAATGTTCCGACACTTCGACGGCGTTGTGGCAGAAGCGGCAGTCCATGCCGAGCTGATTGACGTGGATGGCGTGGGAAAATTCGACCGGCTGCTTGGGTTGGTAACCCACGCGGGTGTATTTCGGGGTGAAGTAGTAGGCCACCCCGGCCACGGTGGCGCTGCCCAAGCAGGCCACAGCCACGATCAATTTGACCGGGAGCCAGATCGTCCACTTGGGAAAAATGTTTGCCATCGTGTTGCGGTGTTGTGTCGGGGGATCCGCGCCGTCCGCTTATCCCGGTTCGGTCTGCGGCACCGGAACCCCGGACCGACAGACCCCAGACAGAAAGAAAAACTGCGAGAAGCCTGCATGGAAATGTCAGCCGATGAATGAATTGTCAACATCAGACTGAAATAATCCCCTCCGGCAATTGCGACCTGATTGCAACAGTGACGCATCACCGCCGGAACAAGCAAGCAAGCGGCTCCGTTTGCCATTAACTCAACTGCTGACCCCATTAACACTTCTGGAACTTGGTCGGCGCCAGATGGCGGTCCCAGTTTTCCGGACCCCCCCCCTCAGGGTTGGGGATCCTGCTTCTGGCCCATTTCGCGCAATTTCCGCTGCTGGCGCTCCTCTTCCTGCCGGGCGATTTGTAGGCGATGCCGGAAGAACCCCATGTCGATGCGATTACTTAACCACGCATACAGCAACAAAACGGGTACCGCCGCCAACAAGAGCAGCAGGAACGCCCCGGCCGCGCCCAGGGTCACGGCCATTTGCGCCTTCAGATTGCCGGGCTGGGTGCGCCAGGCCTCCATGACCAGTTTCCAAGCGGTCCACAGGCGTTTTTCATGCAGGGTCTGGCCCGCCGCTTCCACCAACAAATCCGCCTGCTGTTGCCGGGCGGACTCCCACTCGCCGGGATTCGTTTCCATTTTGCGACGACGATCGCCGCATGCCTCCAGCAAGATGTCATACTTCTTTTCCCGGATCCAAGCGGTCAGTTCGGCGGTGGCACGTCCAGCCTGGTATTCCGCCAGCAGCTTGCGAATTTCCAACAACCGAGGATAGACCGGCATTTGGGCCGCTTCCGGTCTGGCCAATAGGCTCTGCAACGCGGACTCCACTCCGCTCCAATCCCCGGCCTTGACCATCGCCTCGACCGAAACCAGGGTTTGGGCCGTCTGAAGCTGCTGCAATGCGGCGGCAAACCAATCGGTCCACTTTCTTTGCCCGTCGCCCTTTTGCAAAATATCCAGGGCCTTGGCCCAGTTTTGCAGCAAAGCTGTCCCTTCCTCCAATCGCCCGTCGACCTGGGACTTTTCGACTTCACTCCGGACCCGGCTCAGCGTCGCCTCCAGCAGCGTATCGATCCAGCGCAATTCAGGCCACAAACCCCTTCCCTTTTGCAGGTCGTTCAAGAATCCGTCGCGCCCGGGCAACTGTCCCTCCTGGGCCCCCTCCCATCTGTTGAGATCATTCCAAACCTGCCATAGCGGGCCCAGGTTCTGTCCGCCAACGGCTTCATCGATTTTCACATCCTTGAACACCTCGGGAAACTGGAGCCTTCGTTGGCCCAACGCTCTTCGGAAATCTTCCACGATCGCGGGATAGAATCGGCTGGAACGTTGCCCGGCCAAATCTGAGGCGATCTTGGTCCAATCTTCGGGGACCGGCGGCACCTGATCCTCGGGCAGCGTCTGCCAGAGCGCCCAGGCACGCCGGTCCGTTTCGTCCAATTCCGAGGGCTGGAACCAGCGCTCGCGCACCCGGAAATGCCCCTGCCGGACCCGCTCCCCTTCCCCGGACCAACGACGCCATTCGCGATCGGCCTCGGCCTGGTTCGGGGATTGCGGGTAGCGATCGAGGAAGTCCTTGAGCAGCCGGACCGGTCCCTCGTAAAAGGAGGCCCGGCGAGAATGAGGCGGCCAGGCAAGCGACTTGGAAATCTCGAACCAGGGCCGGAGGCTGGGATCTCCACGCTCGAGGCGTTGCACCGAGGCGCGGGGAACCTCGACCACTTGGCGGATTCCGCGGAAGGACGAAAGATCGACCCGCACACTGGTGGCGGTTTCTTCGACGATCAAACAACGGATCTCAGGTCCCTCCACCCCGGCGGGGAGTGCGGCACCTGGGGTGAGCACCAAGAGGTCGGGCATGGGCAGGTCGCCCACGGGAGCGGAATGGCCCGTCTGGGCCAACACCATACCGATCATTGCCAAAACAGGCCAGAATGTCGTTCTTTTCAATGCACCCTCCTCGGACTAACCATGTATGATACGATCCTGATCGAACAGTGCAAAATGAACCGGCAGGTGTCCATACTGCCGGATTCGCCTCTTGTCACCCCCCCTTGGAGCGGGCATTTTCTCAGCCATGCCGCAAGTGGATGCCCAGCCCTCTCCCTCCATCAAGGGCCTCCGCCGTTGGATGGGCGACTTCTCGGTGCTGGTCAAACTCCGGCTGACCCTGTTGGTGCTTGCCACCACCGTGGCGGGATTCTACCTGGGCAAGCGCGATGATGTCGGCTGGGTGGCCGGCCTGCATGTCCTTTGGGGCACAGGTTTGGTGGCCGCCGGAGCCGCCGCGCTCAACCAGCTGCTGGAAATCAAAGCCGATTCCCGCATGCGACGGACCCAGGACCGTCCCCTGCCCGCGGGACGCATCGGCGAACAGGATGCCCTCTTGATGGGGGTATTATTGTCGGGCTTCGGCCTCTCCTGGCTTTTTCTTCTGGTCAATCCCCTTTCCGCCCTGCTGGCCGCACTGACCCTGGCCGCCTACCTCTTCCTTTACACCCCGGCCAAAAAACTTTCCGCCCTCAACACCCTGATTGGTGCCGTCCCCGGGGCCCTGCCCCCGGTGATCGGTTGGACCGGCGCTACCGGTCGCATCGATGCCGGGGCCGTCGTCCTCTTCGGCCTGCTCTTCCTCTGGCAGATGCCTCATTTCCTCGCCATAGCCTGGCTCTACCGCGAGGACTACGCGCGCGGCGGTTTCCGGATGCTGACACTGGACGACGAAACCGGACGGAGTACCGGGATCAAGAGTGCGCTTTACGGATTGTTGTTATTGCCGGTGGCGGCGGCCCCCTGGTGGCTGGGCCAGGGAGGCGTCGCTGGATTGGTGGTGGGACTGCTCTTCACCAGCGCCTATGCCGCGGCCGCCCTGCACATGGCCCTGCGACCCGGGAAGGCCACGGCCCGCACCCTGTTTTTCACCTCCCTGGCCTATCTGCCGGCCATGCTGATCCTGTTGGCCCTCGATAAACAGGGGTGAGCCCTCCCCTCACAGCACAGTCAGCACAATCGCCGAAAGGATGAGCAGCGAGCCGCCGAGCCGGCGGGTCATCACCCCTCCCCCGGAGGTGTGTTCGGTGTTGCCGAACCAATGGCCCACGCACCAAACCAGGACCACGCTCCACATCCCGCGCGAGCTGTAAATGATGTTGGACTCGGCCACTTTGCCGTAGACCCCGATGGCGAAGAACAGGGCAAAGGCCTGCAATCCCAGGATGAACACCCCCCCGTAAACAAACCGGGCCGCACCCCGGGGCATGTCAAAAAGAGGAGCGCGGAAAAAGGGGAAAAGCGCGAAGGACGCCAGGAGATTGACCGAGGTGGAGACGGCCACGAAGAGCCCGAACCCGATGGTCCGTGTCCACATCTGCACCACAATATCAGCCAAGGAAAAGGAGGCGGCGCTGGCCCCCGCGTAGAGCACTGTGCGCCACACCCGCCCGCGGTCATGGGGCAATCCCCCACCCTGCAGGAGCACGATGCCTCCGACGGTCAGCGCCGCGGCCACCCAGATCCGCCAACCGGGTTCCTGGTCGGTCAGCAACTCCAGGAACAACGCCACCAGGATGACCTTCGACCCGAGCACGGGCGTGGCCACCGAGACATCCCCGCGCACCAAGGCCATCATGGTGAACAACTGGCCGGTGAAGAAAAGCAGCCCGGCTGCCACCGGTGCCCACCAAGGATCCAATTTCCATGAGGGATCATACCAAAAGAGCGAGGTCAGGAAAACCAACCAGACCGCCAGATTGCTGAAGAAGGCCATCCGCCACGGCCCCATGCCCAGGTCCACCGCCCGCTTGATGCAGAGCGCGGCCACGGCATAGGCCAAGGCCGAAAACAGCGGAAGGAGGAAGACCAGACGATCCATGGGCGGTCAAACTCGCCCAATCCCGGAGGGATACAAGAGCCTTTTGGAAACTCAGGCCGCGGCCAGAACCGGCGCACCCGGCCGCTTGCGCAAACGCAGCGGAGCGGCTTCCCGGATCAGATCCGTCAGGGCGACCGGGCCTCTCCAACCCCTGGAGACATGAATCGCCCCGAGTTGGAACCCCGACTGCGGGAATTCCGGCGGCATTTCGACCAAAACTATTTCCCGGAGTCCGAATCCCTGTTCACGGATATCCCGCAGCCGGGCCTTGGTCCAAACATGGTTGACGGTCATGAGAAAAACCACCTCATCGGCCACTTCCATGGCATGGCACAAAAACGGACGGATCTGGCTCCAAGGGGGGTTGGTGATGATCCAATCCACCTTCTCATCCCAATCAAAAAAATCTTCCCCACGCTGGATTTCGCACGACATCGCCCCCGGCAAATGGTGCAAAAAGTTTCCCTGCCCGCAGCAGGGCTCCAAGATCCGGCCTTTCGGGGCAAAGTGGCGCACCAGCCGCCCCGCCATCTCCAGAGGTGTCTGGACGACGTCATCACTGATGTAATCGCGGTTTGGCTGAAAACGCATCAGCACACTTTTTATGCAAAAAATCGTAATAAATCCACTTTTTTATCTGTTTTGCAGTAATTAATATATGAATCCATGCTGGCACTGGGAAGGATACAGGAGGCAGGATAGAAGGATGAAGGAGGCGGATCTCTTGCGCGAAATGGGACGCTTCGCCCGGACCGGCCTGCCCTTGACCAAAGGATTGGAAAGCCTGATCCCGGATCTGCCCAACAAGCTCCGCCGCCTGGCCACAACTTGGCTGACCGCCCTCGAAGAAGGACGCCCCCTTTCCGCAGCACTCGCCCGCACGCCATCCGCGATGGGGCCCGGGGGCCTGGCCCTGGTGGAGGCCGGGGAAGCCTCGGGTCGGCTCGGGGAAAGTTTGGAGATTCTGGCCGGGGAAAGCGCACGGCTGGAGCGACGCCTCTCCCGCTTGGCCACCGCACTGGTCTATCCCATCGTGCTGCTGCATGCCGCCGCGGTCATCCCGGCACTGGGCATCGCCTATCAAGAAGGTCCATTAAAAGCCCTGGCCGGGGCCCTCCTGGTACTGGCCCCCTTCTACCTCGCCGCCGCCGCGTTCTATGCCCTATTTTTTTGGCGCCAACGCCCGGAATGCTTCTCCTCGGGAGCCGACCGGATATTGGCCGTTTTGCCGGTGGCCGGCCCCGCCCTGCGCCGGGCCGCCCTGGCTCGCTGGTCCCGCCTCCTGGCGGGCCTGATGGAAGCGGGCGTCCGGCTGGAAACAGCATTGGCCCAGGCCGCCACAGCCTGCGGCAACTCGGTTGTTTCCAGCGAACTGGGCCGGCGGGCTCCCCTGATCCTGGAGGGCCGGACCGTGGTGGAAATCCTGCGTGATGCCCGGGTGGCGGACGCCCGGGATCTGGCCACGCTGCAGGCGGGCGAAACCAGCGGGACCCTCACAGAAGCCTTGCGTCAAAC containing:
- a CDS encoding DMT family transporter, whose amino-acid sequence is MDRLVFLLPLFSALAYAVAALCIKRAVDLGMGPWRMAFFSNLAVWLVFLTSLFWYDPSWKLDPWWAPVAAGLLFFTGQLFTMMALVRGDVSVATPVLGSKVILVALFLELLTDQEPGWRIWVAAALTVGGIVLLQGGGLPHDRGRVWRTVLYAGASAASFSLADIVVQMWTRTIGFGLFVAVSTSVNLLASFALFPFFRAPLFDMPRGAARFVYGGVFILGLQAFALFFAIGVYGKVAESNIIYSSRGMWSVVLVWCVGHWFGNTEHTSGGGVMTRRLGGSLLILSAIVLTVL
- a CDS encoding type II secretion system F family protein, whose product is MKEADLLREMGRFARTGLPLTKGLESLIPDLPNKLRRLATTWLTALEEGRPLSAALARTPSAMGPGGLALVEAGEASGRLGESLEILAGESARLERRLSRLATALVYPIVLLHAAAVIPALGIAYQEGPLKALAGALLVLAPFYLAAAAFYALFFWRQRPECFSSGADRILAVLPVAGPALRRAALARWSRLLAGLMEAGVRLETALAQAATACGNSVVSSELGRRAPLILEGRTVVEILRDARVADARDLATLQAGETSGTLTEALRQTAEQCEFQSEQSFDRLAAATPLFCYFIAVVLVVMQVLRILAPLVSTYRELEL
- a CDS encoding cytochrome c3 family protein, translated to MANIFPKWTIWLPVKLIVAVACLGSATVAGVAYYFTPKYTRVGYQPKQPVEFSHAIHVNQLGMDCRFCHNAVEVSEHSNVPNTQTCMGCHSAVKVNSPKLAPVRESWEKGTPIPWVRIHKAPDYVYFNHSAHVNSGVSCASCHGQVNRMDVVWQDQPQSMGWCLECHRHPERHVRPKEQVYNLDWKAESPSAQVEMGRKFVKEWNINPPETCAACHR
- the cyoE gene encoding heme o synthase — its product is MPQVDAQPSPSIKGLRRWMGDFSVLVKLRLTLLVLATTVAGFYLGKRDDVGWVAGLHVLWGTGLVAAGAAALNQLLEIKADSRMRRTQDRPLPAGRIGEQDALLMGVLLSGFGLSWLFLLVNPLSALLAALTLAAYLFLYTPAKKLSALNTLIGAVPGALPPVIGWTGATGRIDAGAVVLFGLLFLWQMPHFLAIAWLYREDYARGGFRMLTLDDETGRSTGIKSALYGLLLLPVAAAPWWLGQGGVAGLVVGLLFTSAYAAAALHMALRPGKATARTLFFTSLAYLPAMLILLALDKQG
- a CDS encoding TAT-variant-translocated molybdopterin oxidoreductase encodes the protein MCQGMEHQPARNLRRLPPMKRVLQHPPASETGRTYWRSLDEYSQTPEFQDWLGREFPAGASEFWGDGVSRRGFLRLMGASMALAGLGMSGCRRPESHLLTHTKTPEWSIPGKTLNYATCMPRRRGGAPLLVTSYQGRPVKIEGNPSHPAVQGKSDLRSQASVLDLYDPERAKRFTHEGKTSDRAAFLAAVDEALSKAGDGAGLAVLSESWGSPTTDRLAADLRKKYPQLTWCTYEPLDHGTAREAVRLAFGPGKTLRLNTAKARVILTLDADILGSQDGDLQSVRGFADGRKLADASTPMNRLYAVEGRFTTTGSCADHRLRVAASHVPAVAIALLRSLTGSGAAIQLPAGIDPAWIREAAADLKAAGSSALVVAGSGQSVAVHLAAAAINQALGALGSTVEVISAPTPESTPLADLTAKIRSSQIQTLFILGSNPVYNAPADLAWGEWLRSVPTVFRLGSHEDETGALSTWTAPLAHYLETWGDALLEDGSYGCVQPLILPLFNGISAAQLLARMLGLSAPAGKDLFEGPDLVQETFRARVGAAASDAAWLKFVRDGFWAGSATTADAAARVAPAALALLDQPIALPELSASSLEIVFVGDTSVDDGRHANNGWLQELPDPITKVTWDNAALVSPKTAKELGLYAKTENGIETTDIVRITVNGRTVEAPILVQPGHADHSFTLVLGYGRTAAGKVGNGVGYNAYSVRTSSSPSIATGATVEKTGKRFKFAITQEHWSMEGRDIVREAPLEHYKAHPDFAFSQGLESHAKPTDQSFYKSPPFDYEKFHQWGMVIDLTSCTGCNTCVIACQAENNIPIVGKDQVAKGREMHWIRIDRYFSGASKFKTDNGKAELPNDPEMVMQPVTCMHCENAPCETVCPVNATVHNEEGLNVMAYNRCIGTRYCANNCPYKVRRFNFFDYNKRQIDSLYLGPLGPAGKPETIKMQKNPNVSVRMRGVIEKCTFCVQRLEDAKIVHKAKSRSQGEYDHLKLPTDSVKTACQQACPADAIIFGDLSDPASRVSKLKKTDRNYNLLDYLNVRPRLSYLARVRNPNPKMPGAELVGAALLQAGHGGGHESSHGGEHHAPAEGHSPASPESPVPAGQAHGHEGSH